The genomic interval TGGAGGGAGGCGGAGAGTGGGCTTGGGGGAGGATGCTGATCATTGGGGACCTGCTGGCTGTCTGGTACCTGGATGCATCTGAGTTTTTGACCCTAACCTTTGCCTCCTTTCTTCTGCAGGCTACCGCCAAATGTGGCCTCTTCGTGTAAGTCTTGGGTttgggctagaacttccagaCTGGAGAGGTGACACCTCAAACTTGCCCTACCTGCCTTCCTGGGAGGGAGACCTCACCCGTCATCCTTACGCACTTCCCTTCGAGCCAGaaactgtcccccacccccacccccacccagagcAGGGGACTCTgccccttcctgtccccaccAGTCACCCCAGGGGGAGTTTCACACTTGTGGGGCTTCTGTAGCCTAATCCTCCTCCTTTCCACTGTAGTCTCAGGCCGTACCCCTCTGAGGGGACCCTGGGAGAGGGGACAAACACGTGTGACCTTAATATATAAATGCCAGGAAGCCTGAGCACAGTGCAGAGGGACTCGGGGTGGTCTATAAGCAGAAGAATGTTTCCATCAAGTCAGTACTGGATGTATGTGCCAGGgacaccttcccctccccctcctactCTGTGGGCACCAGCAAGGTCTTGCTGCTCCTCAGTTGGCTCCTGGACACTCCTCACTTGCCCCTTCTCCACTGCAACACTCAGTCCCCACACCTGTCCAGTGAGGTCGGCATGACATTCATTACACCCATTTCGTGGATGAGGAGAGTGAGGCTCAGTAAGGAGCATGACTTGGCACAAGTATACAGGGCCAGTCCTGAGATGTACCTGGAACCCAGGTTCTGATCCCAGCCGCAGGTACCTCCCACTGAGCCCAGACGGAGCCCCTGCCCTCACCCCCCATGGGGCACAGCTTATGCCCTGAGTATAGGGGTGCACTTGGGGGAGATGGGGATCTTTCTGCCACCCCCTTGGTAACAGCAGCCTCTCTGCCCCACCCACAGCACCTGCCCTGAAGGGTTCCAGTGCTGTGGTGACAGCTGCTGCCAGGAGTATGAGCTCTTCTCCGGCCCCTTGAGGTGAGCCCAGGGCCACTTTGGGCacagtgggggggaggggtcatgggtcatgggagggagaggggctcAGGACGGTGGCCTGGGCacagccgggggtgggggggtcatgggtcatgggagggagagaggcacagGACGGTGGCCTGGGCacagccgggggcggggggggggtcatGGGTCATGGAGGGAGAGAGGCGCAGGACGGTGGCCTGGGCACAGCCGGGGGGGGGTCATGGGTCATGGAGGGAGAGAGGCGCAGGACGGTGGCCTGGgcacagcgggggtggggggggtcatGGGTCATGGAGGGAGAGAGGCGCAGGACGGTGGCCGGGGACTCCGGGTGATGTTGGTGGCTCCTCACCCCAGGATCTTCGTCATCATCTTCCTGGTCGTGCTGCCCATCCTGTGCATCTGTGGCCTGGCTAAGTGCTTCTGCCGCAACTGCAGAGAGCAGGAGCAGGACCCCATGGTGGATCACGGGGGACCCCTGGAACGGCCCTCCATGGCCCCCGCGGAGACAGTCAGGGTGGCCACGTTTGAGCCTCCGCCCCCCTACAGTGAGGTGGGTGACTGTTCTAATCCCTGTTTTGCTCCTTGGCCTTCTGTATCTCCGTATGGTATGGTCCCGATTTTTAGAGCAGCAGTGACCGTGGAGGGCCTTCCTGCCCCCAGGAGAGCTCTGTAGCCAGCATGGGGTCACCCGCTTCCCTGGTAGACTGTCCTCGCATAGGAGGCACGGCCAGTGCCAGGCCCTGAGAAgactctgtcccctcctctgcctgcagATTATTTTGAAGCCGGTCCTGGACATGCCCCCCATGGGTCCGCCCCCGCCCTACAGCCTGAGACCTGAAGAACATTCTGGGCTCCCCAGGGGCATCGACAACCCAGCCTTCTGAGCCACCTCCTGCCTGGATCGGCCACCTCTTCCTCAATGCCACCTGGATCAAGCCAGAGACGCCTGGGACCCCTGAAACGCCCCTGCCCATCCTGCTACATCACTGGCCTTTCTTGGATTTAACTTATTGCTTTTCCTGCCCCTGTTCCACTCCAACTGTCTCTCTTGTCCCAGGAGCCGGGCTGGGTGACGCTGTTCCCCCACTgcgcccacccccactcccagcccgAGGTGGAGGCTGTCGAGAGGAAAACGTCAGCCGTGGGAGGTGACTGACAGTAGAATGGGCTTCTCGGAGCACAGAGAGAGCCCCATCCTGACTCTGAGATGTGAGGGGCGTGGCCCGTCGCGGGAGATGGGACTACACAGGCTTGGAGCCACCTCCAGTACAGACTCCCTAAATCACGCGATTGCTGCTGAGTCTGCCTCTGGCTATGTGGGGCGGTGAGGCCAGACCCTGTTGGGGAACTGGGGGCAGGATTGTCACTGCGCCCCAAATCCCACCATTGGTGAGTCACCTCAGGACACTGAGCCTAGAAGAGCAACACATCCGTGGGCCACCGTCCTGAATTGGATCTTTAGAGACGTTTTGACCTCCCATTCCTTGAGGTCTCTGGATGCTAGAGAGCCTGGGcaggcagctgggggtggggagggagtgaCCGGCGGGAGCTTCTGCACCCCATCGTCCTGCACGGCTAGCTCCCTGACTCTCACCAtggaggaggggagtggggaggctGGCCATCTGGAGGGCAGGGCTTCCAGGGACCTTGATCAGCCCCACCCGGAATAtcctggagggaggagaggagagggcagagccGCCTTCTCCTCCAGTCCTGTGGTTCGGGGCACCATGACCATAGTCCCTTCTGCAGGGTTAACCCCTAAGAGGAAAGAAGCTCTCAGCTTTACAGCACAGGGTCTGCCAGGCATCAGAGTCAGGAgcctgggagggggggggcgtGCGTGCGGAGTGAGAGGGACCCCTAGCTCCAGTGAGGGAAGTCCCGGAGCTGACGGTGGTAAACGCCAACCCCAGTGGGAGCACGGTAAGCAGTGGGCTTCGCAGACCTGGGGGAAGGGCTCATCCTCAGCCTGGACACTGCCTGCCTTCCATCAAGATGACATGGGGTCTTTAAATCCTCCCCACAGCAGTAGAGCAGCCTGAAGGCAGGTGGTCCTGAAGCCTGAGGTCTTTAAATCCTCCCCACAGCAGTAGAGCAGCCGGAAGGCAGGTGGTCCTGAAGCCTGGCATCGCTAGCACCTGGTGGCAGAAACAGCCAATGCCGTGGCTCTGTTCACAGTTGATGGGCGTGGGCGTGGTGGGGTCTTCTGGAGGGTAATCTAGCAGGATCCGTTCATGCCACAGATATCTACAAAGGCCCTACTATGTGTCTGGCATCGTGCTTGTCACTGGGTCcaggttaaaattttaaatgcacgttacccagcagttccacttctaagAAAATCCTTCAGAAATGCTCATACACAAAGAGATGCCCATCATAGCATTTTAGCTGGGGGTAAGTGTCCTGTGACAGGAGGCTGTTACTATACCTGGCTCATGCATATTGTTAATGCTGTAcaacctttaaaaagaatgaaatgggtCTGAAACACCAACCTGGGACCATGCCCCTCACTTATTATAGAGAAAGGGCAAGTCGCAGAACAGTAGCCTGTGATCtcaatttgtaaatatatatatacgaCATCatacatatactgtatttcctTTGCAAATGTATAGAGAAAATCTGGAAGGATGTGAACCAAACCACACTTGCCCCACTTTTAACAGTGGCTGGCACTGTGGGACGGAGGAATGGAAGTAGCCAGTCATGAGGAAGTTGTCTTTTGTGTGCTgtcattgtttgtatttttaccaTGAGCAAGCATGGCTTTCACAAAtttaaacaagattttttttttttaatgcaaaacacAGCTTTAGAAGTTAGTGGGCCCTAGAGGGTTggatcagcagtagagtgtcagcccatcgTGTATTATGTccttggttcgattcctggtcagggcacacaggagaagcgaccatctgcttctctaccctcccccttttctctctctctctctctctctccatatatatatatccttctccctcagtcatggcttgattggagagagttgtcttcaggcactgaggatggctctatggtctccgcctcaggcactaaaaaatgtctccggttgcaatggagcaagggccccagatggtcaaagcatcatcccctagagggcttgctgggtgggtcccggttggggcatgtgagggaatctgtctctctgcctcctctcctctcactaaaaaaaaaaaaaaaaaaaagttaataaaaactcACCTTGTGAACTTTGATCGACGGCAATTCATATATTATCAGCCCTGCTATGAGGAAGAAACTAGAACTCAAGACGTGGCACACATGACATCTACGTGACGATACACAAGGGACATGGGAAAGCCTGGATGCCTCCAGACATGAGAACATGTGATGTCCATATATGAAACATACAGGACTGTGACCAGCGCTTAGTACATGTaggctggctggttggttgggTGGCCAAGCAATTTCACAATGACTGAGAATTAATTCCTTTCACTTGCTTTGGCAGCTCAAATCCAATGACTGAATAATAAAAGATGGAAtcactttgggtttttttgttgttgttgtcaacttttttttttattcaatttttagaaagagacagtgatagagagagagagagagaaaggggagaggagcaggatgcatcaactcccatatgtgccttgacaaggcaagcccagggttttgaaccggcgacctcagtgttccaggtcgacgctttatccactgcgccaccacaggtcaggcatggaatCACcttgtatgaatgaatgaatcaatgtgaAGATCTGCTGTCAGACATTTATAAAGATACATACAGTTTGGTTAACAGCAAGGTGGTACTTCTGTGGCTGTGGACTTGGGCTTCTGTCCCCAGAGGACAGGAGTGCAGGAGTTCTGCGAGGCAGTGGCAGGCTGGGGGGGACCCTGGGCTCCAGTAACAGCGGGAGAAGGAAAATGGAGCTCTGCCACCGGCGCGCAGGTGAGGGGGGTGACGCCAACATGAATAACCTCACCCTGGGACTGCGTTCCAGAATTCCAGCTTTCGACACTTTAGTTTCTACACGCAACATCTCCTGGCCTCAGTTAAACAAGATTTTTTTCATCTTGTTTATACAATGAAGAGGTGTTTCCCTTCCAACTCTGGTGGGCTGTGGCTCCGTTTTCCCGAGCTGGGAGGAGCGAAGGAGTTGAGAGTTCAGAGAAGCTCCTTGACTCCTGCAGCCCTTGCTCCACTCCGCTCAGCCACATCCTCAAACGGATATACCTGACCATGTCGTCCTGACAACCTCAGCCCCCGCACGTCCCGAACATCACCTCCTGTCCCTTCTGCCCAGGTGCTGTATTAACCCCGAGGCGGCAATTCCCTGAGGCCACTGAGACCTCAAGCCACTGGCCTTAGCCCCATCAGCCATGTCCTCACTGCCTTCCTTATCCAAGGGGGTCCTTGACCCAGCCTACATCTAGCTcctttacctttcttttctttctcttttctatctttttagtgagagagcaagagagagactgacaagaaggaagagagatgagaagcatcaactcttagttgtggcaccttagttgttcattgattgctttctcatatgtgccttgatgggggggggggggctacagcaaagtgagtgaccccttgctcaagccagagaccttgggctcaagccagcaaccatggagtcctATGATCCCAtgattaagccagtgaccccgcgctcaagctggtgaacccacgctcaagccagtgacctcagggttttgaacctgggtcctcagtgtcccaggttgacactctatccactgcactaccacctggttgGGCTCCTTTACCCTTTTCTCCATCCCTTATACTCACCTGGCAGAACCCCAAACTCTGGTGGAAATCAACTTTTGCTCAAGCACCAGCACACCTGTTCCATTGAGCTCACTTTCAAAATCAAAACTGTGACTCTCAAGCGGCTCCCCAACTCCTCCATCAGGCCTTGCAAGCCTTGCTTCCTCCCTCTTGAGAGAAACTAATTCATGCCTTCCACTCTCTATGAGTCTCCCAGTCTCCCACAGGCCCGACCTTTATTTCAGCTGGTGGTGGCACCAcgtaagtcagagaaaaacatgGATGTAACCACCAGAGAACCCCCCACTGCCCCCTCCACCGCCTCTGGTTCCAGTAGAAGCCAACTCCCACACTGCCAACTCCGCCCCTCGGACCCTCCCTCTGAGTCCTGACTCCTGCGGGCACTCCGGCACTGCCCCCTCCACCGCCTCTGGTTCCAGTAGAAGCCAACTCCCACACTGCCAACTCCGCCCCTCGGACCCTCCCTCTGAGTCCTGACTCCTGCGGGCACTCCTGCATTGCCCTGCCTCCCCTGTTACTGGCCCTGTATCGGATCACCTGTACGTAAATCCGCCTCATTGCCGCCTTAGAGAAGCCCTCCCTGACAGCGTCACTGCTGTGTCTGCAGTTCCacttcctccccctcccagccTTAGTCCCTTCGGCTCTAATCAGCTCTTTGTCCCCATCATGACGGGAGCTGGCTCCGGTCCACATCACCAGCGCCCTAATTCTTACTGGAGCCAGAGCTCAACTCTCCAGCCTCATCTGCTGTCTCTCAACGACATTTATCATACTTGGCCCCTTTGTGGAAACAACTTTTCTTTTTGTGGACTTCCCTAGGTGTCCTCCTCATGGGCTGCTCTCTCTCaggctccttcccttcccccttcctccaccATCTCTGAATGATAGTTGGCCGGAGTTTTCATCTTTGGCTCTCTTGTCTTTGTCATCATTCCCTCCCAAAGTGGGTCGCATCCAGTTCTGTGGCTTCGTAGGACCATCTCAAATCTTTATCTCTGGCCAAGCCTTCTcccttgaatttatttattcatttttattagagagaagaggaaagagagagaggaagagatagagaaaacagagggaggagcaggaagcatcaactcccatatgtgccttgactgggcaagcccggggtttcgaaccagtgacctcagcattccaggtcaatgctttatccactgcaccaccacaggtcagacccagaCTTATATATTTAACCTAGACTTAACTACCTTAATCCATCACCTCTGCTTGGATTCCTAATGAGCATTTCTCAGCCAAAACTAGGCTCTAatttccctccaccccaccccaaaccCAGTCCTTCCCAAGTTGTCACATCGTAAATAAATGTGACACCCCCAGCCAGAGAGCTATTCAGGCCAAACAAAATTAgttattctcatttttctctttccctcacctCCTCATCCTGCCTCCAAGATTGATTTGTGTCCACTTTTCACCCTGTCACCATTACAGTTGACCAAGTCACCATGAAGTCTTGCCTCGGCTAGCCTAATGACATCCTAGCTGGTTTCCTGTCCCCACATTTGTCACACCCTGCCCCGTGCAGTTCATTGTGCATGCTGTGGCCAGGAGGGGTGACTCTATTACTCCCTGCTTAAAGGCCTCTGATGGTTACCCATTGCGCTCTGAACAAACTCCAAACCGCTGACCATGGCTTTCAGGACTTATAAGGTATGGGCCCTCTCTTCTGCTTTCTCACTGCATTCCTGCCACAGTGGCCGGCTGTCTGAGCCTTGCCTGGGCCAGAGTGGTCTGGCCCAGGGCCTTTGATGGCTTTCCGCTTGGAAACCCCCTATCCCACTCCACCACCCACTTCTTTCCCAGTCTTCACATGGCTATCTTCCCATCATTCCAATTCCAGCTGTCACCTCCTCAAAGAAGCCCACCCTGACTACCCTGCGTAGAGCAGCCCCCCTAGTCCCATTCTATTACACAATTCTATTGTGTTTTCTTCACAGCACGTCACCTTCTTTATTTACGTGCTTCCATGCTCACAGTCTGTTTTCCCTCTCTGGACCCACACTCCTCAGGGATGGGGACTTTCCATGTTCACTGTCGGGTCCAGGATCAAGAACAATGCCGAGCACGTGGGAGGCTTCACTCTTTGTTGACTCACTCCCAGCAGCCACAGTGGTCATGGCCACCTCGAAAGCAAAGCCCAAAAGTTCCtgcaagagaaacatccaggaaaagaGTTTCCCAGCCCTGCAAACACCCCTCAGTGCCATCT from Saccopteryx leptura isolate mSacLep1 chromosome 2, mSacLep1_pri_phased_curated, whole genome shotgun sequence carries:
- the TMEM92 gene encoding transmembrane protein 92 isoform X2, whose product is MSDAWVLGLVPTLLLGLLAGFQQATAKCGLFVTCPEGFQCCGDSCCQEYELFSGPLRIFVIIFLVVLPILCICGLAKCFCRNCREQEQDPMVDHGGPLERPSMAPAETVRVATFEPPPPYSEIILKPVLDMPPMGPPPPYSLRPEEHSGLPRGIDNPAF
- the TMEM92 gene encoding transmembrane protein 92 isoform X1 — protein: MSDAWVLGLVPTLLLGLLAGFQQVPWLPHRTDAEEATAKCGLFVTCPEGFQCCGDSCCQEYELFSGPLRIFVIIFLVVLPILCICGLAKCFCRNCREQEQDPMVDHGGPLERPSMAPAETVRVATFEPPPPYSEIILKPVLDMPPMGPPPPYSLRPEEHSGLPRGIDNPAF